A part of Chitinimonas koreensis genomic DNA contains:
- a CDS encoding response regulator produces the protein MLKVAVIEDDLPTSNQLRGWIEGAKPGLHIDQWHSRDEAEAAIAREAYDLVVLDIELGRERHAGVAIINAINKRHGTPVLVVSAMPATLYRGIMKALDAWDYLQKTTFEEADFIDTFLDMLRAAQARRGSREAAPAAARELSLDPLRQSTPTWRGQRINLPLTAQRILAALHQRRGQVVSYDELYEVVKSGRNRDNVRKHVSTIRDAFREIDPQFDGIENVPMRGFRWVDGGR, from the coding sequence ATGTTGAAAGTCGCCGTCATCGAGGACGACCTGCCCACCAGCAATCAATTGCGCGGCTGGATCGAGGGCGCCAAGCCCGGCCTGCATATCGACCAGTGGCACAGCCGCGACGAGGCCGAGGCCGCCATCGCGCGCGAGGCCTACGACCTGGTGGTGCTCGACATCGAACTGGGCCGCGAGCGCCATGCCGGCGTCGCCATCATCAATGCGATCAACAAGCGCCACGGCACGCCGGTGCTGGTGGTGTCGGCCATGCCGGCCACGCTCTACCGCGGCATCATGAAAGCGCTGGACGCCTGGGATTACCTGCAGAAGACCACCTTCGAGGAGGCCGATTTCATCGACACCTTCCTCGACATGCTGCGTGCCGCCCAGGCCCGCCGCGGCAGCCGGGAGGCCGCACCGGCCGCCGCGCGCGAGTTGTCGCTCGACCCGCTGCGCCAGAGCACGCCGACCTGGCGCGGCCAGCGCATCAACCTGCCGCTGACCGCCCAGCGCATCCTGGCCGCGCTGCACCAGCGGCGCGGCCAGGTGGTCAGCTACGACGAGCTGTACGAAGTGGTGAAGAGCGGCCGCAACCGCGACAACGTGCGCAAGCACGTCAGCACCATCCGCGACGCCTTCCGCGAGATCGATCCGCAGTTCGACGGCATCGAGAACGTGCCGATGCGCGGCTTCCGCTGGGTCGACGGCGGCCGCTGA